gctatGGGGTTAGTTTGGATTTATGACTAGAGTCATTAGTTTCAAAAGTTAATGCGAATAGACTTGTTTTTAatcatctttttaaattaatttatcttgattttatcctttaacatttaatttattggaaattggttttcatactttttttttattgggttatcccgatctcgTGTTTATAGTCGCGGGGTTTGtgagttaacctaggttgaatcatattttttttccattgcttcttaaaattaaatgttttttatttttatttttcaacattgagttgttctgagcttcatgattttatttaatttcttttaaatgcgATCACCTTGTTATTACTATTGGGTTATAAATTTTGCATCTTGAATCAGGTGAGCTCAGATCgagtttttttaccttttttttttcttaattttcattcttcaacattttattcacTAGAGATTGAGCttcaccttttttcttttcttttttaaagttgtcatgttcttatttgatttattaggaattaaacttcaaactttttttcttgtgtttttttctatgaaattatcttaatcttattACCATAGTCACAAAGTTTTGCGAGTTAACCCagtttaataaattgtttttttgttggtttttttattttttttatttcgctcttcaacattgagttgtttcACAATCCAAGTAGGCTAACACcgggttttttttaccttttttgttattatttattttatcatttatttattattgttgtgtattttaatcatattatttaaattttcaattgaatcGTTTCTCTCGAATTTCTTTTCcttaacattcttttttatgttaatttttttttttgcctagcCTGCTGCGGATCTCGTGCCACAAATCTAGTTAAAACTAATCCCTCCCCAATTCACAAGGATTGATAATGGGCAAGATCAAGTCCATGGAACATGGCACCCATACTAAGAGGATTTTTTTGAATGACATTTCTTATTACGTGAGGAAACGAAGGTGTTGGTTGGGGTGCCTTTTTCAATGCCAGATGATGAAAATGGCAAACATCTGATTCAATGCTGGCCGTTTCCCTGCCTGCTTTTTTCATGCCTCTGGAATGGGAGAATTTACCTGTTGGATATACAAAAAATTGTTCACTTATCCAATATGGAACACTGATACTCGAGATTTACcctgtttttattgttaatctTGCAGTACGAGTTAATTGGCTGCGTAAGCACCCCCAAATGGCTTCCAGAGAAGATAAACAAGccaatgaaacaaaacaaagaagataactaaaagaaaaggggaagtAGATACCAGTTTCCTCTGCAATTTACATGCTATAGAGTGCAACTGGAACACATGGCACTAGAATCCATTCTATTTTGAAGTTGCTTCCATATTTTGCTGTGTTTAAACAAGCTACTTTCATCTTCTCCATCATGACCTCTGTTGTTCATGTTCCTGCAGTAACTTCGGAAATAGAAGTGGGTTTAATGGATGCCATTCTGATTGATCCCCTCAAGAAACACACATGCAATGGCATATATCAGGCCCTCTGAGATGCAACCATCCAGGAATGGCTATTTTACAGGCATGAACATGTTTCTTGGGTTATGGCCCTGAAGTGCTCGAGGAACACTTCGATTGGTTTTTCAGTATCGCAAATTTCAGATGTTCAAACGAATCTAACTGGAATTGCTTATACCCAAAGGCTGATTATGCTCCCACTGTAGTGAATCCTCATTTTGAGACTCACAGAGAAGAACTGTTAGCTTCAACACCAATTTCATCGTAACTTGTATCGGCTTCCTTGCTGACTTCATTCACATCATGGCCACTCTCAAGATCCGTGCCTGCAAAAAGCTAGAGCCTACTACTTTCACATCACAGGAAGCCTCCTCATCCTCATTTGCAACATCTTTGACGACATCGACTTCATCGTCATGGGAAGTCTCGTCATCCCCTCTTGCAACACTGTTAACACCATCAAATTCATTGGCAGGCTTCGCTCGAATCCTAACACGCTTTCCCTCTGATGTATCGGTAAACCCATTTTGGTGGtgggtatttttttctttaatttttcatttttgtccgTCATGCCCAGCCTCTGGAAGACACTTCCCACCATGTTGACAATCGAAACACTAGGGCGGAGACCAAGCTCCTCCATATCAGCAAATATCCGCGAGAAAGAGAGATCACATTAACATAAACAAGGTAGGCCAGACATCAAATATTATGAGCTACTATCTAGCTTGTGCCATACGAGTTACGACGTTGGTTTCAAATGAAAAAGATACCGATCATCAGCGTCATATTTGAAGTCATTAAAAGATCATGTTGATTGAAATTTGTTATTGAATCaacaagggaaagaaaacaaaaatggagGGATTAACTCAAATATTACTTCGAAGAATTACTGCTAATCAGGTGTCGCACAAGAAAGGATTGCTCGTCATTAGCATAGAATGTGGCATAGTGTGGCTTACTCACACACCATTCCCTTATATTCACCAAAATCATACGATGATCAAGTTGAAACCTATAGGATACAAGAATATATTCAGAGACACCAGTAAGCTGCTAAATTCAATCACGAGAAGTCAATATGCTTGCATGGCAATCGATCAATTTATCTCCAAAACTGTGCGGCATCACCCTTGTAACATAACTGAAAAAGGTAGAGCGAGATGGGACAGGATTACAAGTCTTGATCCTTGCCAATCTGTTTGGGCTATTTATCAGTTAAAGTACATCACCGAATCCTGGTGTTATGAACAGATTGAATATGATCTGATTAATTGATGGTCTCACAGTACAAAAGGACATTCGACATCAGTGGTTCACTGTAACAGAATATGGAACTTAGAGACTTACTGCTTTATAAAACTAAGTCATTAattctacaaaaacaaattaaaagttgcAGGAAAAAAGGGATATGGCATGCCACAATAGCTAAATCTGTATATCCTCCGTAATCGCGCGCGATTTGCTGTGGGTggataaatttttgaaaaaaaatacaatcttttagaattgaaaataaataaaacaaaatatataaaaaatcgtTTGtaataaacatgtaaaaatactaaatagagCTAAGCCAACACAGGACATCCCATATACTGgaataatccaattaaaaaaataactataaaacttttttttaaaaagaaatattttaatttttttaaacattaaccCGAGTCATTAAACTTGAAacatctaatttaaaaaaatcacgaagttcaattccaaaaaaatatatcaaagaataaaattaaagaaaaataaactataatcatacaaaagaatttttaaaaaatagcaattcaaaaaataaagatgaaaattactataaatactattattaataaataatattattactattactaatTATTTCtatcattattactattattaataaataatatcattactattactaattatttttatcattattaaaattattgttgttacCACTACTACTATTACCATCACCATAATTATtactaatattatcattattagtaATAATAACATCAttcctattaatattattactattttaacAACCAACACCACAAtcattatcactattattattgtttttgtttttgttgttattactATGTGTTATTATcactataattataacaactattattaataatttttatttttattatcactagtcttcttcatcttcttctctcccatattattattatatattattattattattattagtaatagTAAGAAGAGGAGTAGTAGTAGCAGCAATATTGTTACCATCACAACACTACAacaacaactattattattattatcattatttttactattattactactaaatatatatatttattataaatatataaataatatgtttaaaatccaaacaaaaaaaactaatcttaaaaataataattaataattcgTATAATTGTATTGAAGAAAAGATGACAAGCAAAGATTTTACCATGAGTACCTTAATTTTTAAGTCTGAATAACCTCTCCAAGTGCTTGTTTGATGGGGTTATATTTGTAGTGgagttttattgaattttaatttatttttttgttttaaattattatttttttatatttttagattattttaatatattaatataaaaaataaatataaaaatataaaaaaatatgtttatatatttttaaataaaaaaatattttaaagaacatCATACGCCAAACAGACCACAATAAACACTGAAATGCAATTAACAAGggtattaatatataaaagttggctcgataataataaataataaaagaaggaaGTAGATGGAAGATTTTGTCTTTTAAAGCATATACAAGACAAAAGTAGTTAAACTATGTAACATGTGTCCAATAGGAGGAAATGCAAGTGTATGAGCATTTGCAGAGAATCCCAACCTAGATGCTCATCCTCAAAACAGCTACCTCTTCCTTGCACAGATATTTCCAAGCTAAGCTACGCTCCCTAACCTTGAAAGAAAAACCAGTGAGCAAACAGAAGAAATGATGATGGCCATGGCAATGATGATTGAAACCACCACAGCCGTCCGATTCCCCCCCTCTACCACTCCTGCTGCAAATTTCTGCTCCTCCTTGCCACGCAGCAGCTCTGCCATTTCTTGGtgacttaaaaacaaaatttaagagCTTTCTGCTTTTTAAGAGCTTAAAATGTGAACATTCTAGCCACATGAATTGCATCTTTGCCACTCTAGTGTGTGTTATTATCATTGATATTTGACATGCTATCTCTAATAGCTTCATTTCTTAGTTTTGGTTCCATTTTGTACTGTAAAAGCAAGAGTTTTTGTAGAAATGCAATCTCTGATTCGTGGTATGGCAGTTGGTTTAGATACccttttgttctttctgtatTTTTAGAGCTTTTAATGTGTTTGCTAAATAAATTATACTGCTCTCTGCCATCTGTGTGGAGTAGTATTTTTGTTCTCGATTCTATGCTTTGCTGCACTGGCTACTGTCAAGGTTAAAGTTTTTTCTGTTACATTTCAAGATAAtgaaattgggtttttttaggaTTAGTGGAAATGcacctgttttttttctcagcTCCTCTGGTTCTTAATCTGAAGTTAAATTGGGAGTTTTGGGGTACAGAAGTAAGGAATGAACCTGGTTCTGGATTGGTTAAGCTTAGCTTATTCGTGGATCTGCGTAAAGAAAGGAAATCAAAGGTGAAACTTTTTTATGCTTAAGTTAGTATCTTTGGCAGGCTACAACGGGGAACTGGTATAAAGTGAAGGGGCTGTGGGTGTGTTGATGGAGGTTATGTACGTATAAAATGGTGATAGAAGGTGAGAATTGTTGCCCTTTTGGTGGAATTAAGGAGTGAATTATGGTCATGAATTGGTTGATTGACAGTTTATAGTGGTTAGAGGGGTTATGATCTTATGAGGTAGTCTTAATCAAGGCATGAACTCAAGGGTCTTCATATATTGTAGAGATCTCAGCTCCGAAAGTGAGTAGATTTTATTTGGGCCTAGTGTCACTCAAACCTGCACTCTAACTTGTGGAGCCTGTACTTTCAAGTGTTGATTAGAGCTGGCTTTGGGCATTCACATCATAAAACAATTTGCTCAGCATTATGTTTTAGTTACATATCAGAAAATGTACTACAAAGAGGTGATTTCTCAAGTATTAGCATTTAAACTTGAAAGGTAAAGGATGTTAAAAGGAACACAAGATTTTCgtttttagaaataatatatacCACAAACTTCCTTCCAGTTTGTATGTGATCTCAAATTGTCATATTTTGGCAAAATATTGGAACTCTTAAATCCTGCATTACCATTTTTTACCATAAAACCGAGGACTTTACCTATGCTTTTCTGGAAATggaaaatgttttaatttttgtttgctaATGGTTCattgttttgttcttatttcttcAAATGCTTTGCAACATTGTATAAGTAGTTGCTGATATTAAGGACAAGTAGTTATCAATATTATTGCAGGAATAAATTTCAAGGATTAAATGGTGGTTCTTTCTTTAGAAGGAGCAGTCGTTTAAAGAGTAAGACTCAAGCGTCTGCAGAGAATTTAGATTCGAACTTGGAATCTTCAGAGCAGAATGGTAAAATGCGATACCATCCATTTGAGGATATTGCAGTGTCAGCATCAGAAACAAGCAGTGATGCTATGCTTACACCTCAAGAAACATCTAGGACTATCGTTGAGGTATCATATTACATTTTCTAGTCATCACTTCAACAAAGAATGACTTCTGCTGCTCCTAGTGCTTTTCTATAATATAAGCATAACACATGTCAGTACCATGCATTATAACAACATCACTTGAGTATATGACCTTTCACCTATGCACAATATTCAAGCCATCAAGCTAGAGCTCTTTGTTTAACCTCTATAATCTATATAAATGATGGTTGCATATTgatttcaaaatagaaaatctGCAAATTTTGTAGTCTCATATTTGATCTGAAGCAATGGTGATAATGCCGATAATTAGACCCTGCTGAAATGAACTTTTCAACATTGGCCATCAAAGAAGGTTTACTTTGACACTGGCATAATAATCGTAAAAGATTAACTAGGGCAAGTTATTACCTTGATTCCCTTCTGAATGTCTTTAATTACATCTTACATCGAGCAATTATCCTTCATACAAAGCTACTTTCTAAGACAAGTACCACCTGCTTAAACAAACAGCAGACTAGGAGATTGAGTTGGAAAGTAAGGAAAGAAAGACATCATGTATGGGTTTTTTTGCAAAGCACTATATATTTGTTATAAATCCAGAGTGGATGAAATGCATTGAGTCCTCATAAACTCAAGCCATTAGGACTTTCATTGTATGATAAATCTTcatgtaaattattattttatgccAGTTTGCAGAGCTAATGTTGCCTGTAGGGTGTTATTTCAGGCGAAAAGCAAAGCAACACTAATGTTGACTGGTGTGATAAATGATGATTTTCATGAGAACATTATCTGGCCAGACTTGCCTTATGTGACTGACGAACATGGGAGTAAGTCAAGCCCTTGAAATTCATCATTGTCTTGCACGCTAACTTTAATCTGGGTGCAGAAGTGTTGTTGCATAttgaaatgttaattttttctgATGCCTTGCAGATATATACTTTCAAGTGAAGAATGATGAGGACATTTTGCAAGCACTAACTacagaaaataattttgtggTATGGAATGTCTTTTCTGGTTGGATATCCTGTGAATTGCATCATATTGAGTTGATGCTAAGTTATGAACGAAACcattttttttggacaaaatgtggcgtattatttttattgcacgACCTTGTAGCTTTTCAAGAGACAAGGGATGGCATATTAGCAATATTCTGTCTGTTTATTGCATTGACGTGCCAGGTTGGTGTTCAGATGTAGAAAACCTTCTCTTTTGGTTTTGGAAACAAAGTGGTATTTTCTTAAATTCTATTTGGccttgtaattttttaagagaCAACTCAAAGAAGAGAATAGATGCTATTAGacgggaaaagaaaagggcaatTAATAAGCACTTAGCCAGATTTCTATGTTTAATAAAGTGGGGAACTCAAATGCCCCTTGAGCTGATGAGTTTTTATGCAAAATGCAGCAAGCCATTATAGGTTTTGATGCCATGGAGATGCTCAGTGAGATGGAGTCATTGGGTACATCTGAAATTGATTTTGGggttgatgaaattgaagatgaagatagtGATGTCGAAGATGGGGgcgatgaggatgaggatgatgatgacTATGATGAGGTTtggtttctctttcttttcagtCCATTCTTGCTGTTGGGTTTTAGCTTTAAAATGCAGAAgtatttgaacaatttttttccgGGTGTGTTTCTCTGTCTTGGCTGTAGGACTTGGTGGCTGTTCTTGATGATTCGGACGAGGAAGATGATTCTGACGAGGAACTTGGAGACTGGGCAAAATTAGAGACGATGCGTTCTTCTCATCCAATGTATTTTGCCAAAAAGCTGGCTCAGGTATTTGTCCATTGCATATCTTTGACCTAATGCACTTTTAGGAAGAAGCAAATTCCATTTGTTTTGTGTCAGTGTAAAAATGCATAAACGGTTGCTTTCTACTTGcaaagtgtattttttaattgtcatcACTATGAAATTGTGGAATGGCCATGGTTTGTAGTCTTAGCTGAGTTCATGCATTTCTATgttccttcttttttgttttgcatagGTTGCTTCAGATGATCCTATAGACTGGATGGAGCAGCCTCCTGCTGGTCTAGCTATCCAGGGCCTTATTAGACCTGCCTTCATGGAAGAACACTCTGACATCCAGAGGCATATGTCTGGCAATCAGTCTTGTGATGCTGATATAAATAAGGTTGGGAAAAGTGTAGAAGGCAAACTAGAAGAATCTGGTGTGGTAAATGGTCATGAACACAAGTCAGGATCATCTGAAGATAGTTCAATGTGGGCAGAGGAATCGGAGAAGGATGAGGCCCCAAGAAGTGGAACTTCATTTTACAAGCTGGAGATGATTAAAATTCAGCTGATTTCAGCTCATGGACACCAGGTATATAAGCATATTTTCCTATCTTTATTTGAACATTCATTGGTTGcagataaatttctttttataatggaATATGCAATACTTTCCAGAGACTCTTGCACATTGGTTGTGATTCTGTCCTCATTCTTGTTGAAACAATGGAGTTGCTGTTGTGAGctttagtaaaataatattgtcaAGTTTTGTCACTCACTACACAAGATGTGTCCATGTATCCTGTTGCAATTAACATCACTTCTACAATCATATTTTGATAAAAGTTCCACTTGTATTCTGTTGTTGCTGTCAGTATTACCATTTACTGTTGTCAATCAAACGTGGTTATGAACATTTTGATTACTGAATAAATTGATTGCTTACTTCAGAATAAAGTCCCAGAGAGCTTCCTTTTATTTCCTTTGCAACAAGCTCGATGTCCACATTTTGCAGCAATTAGTGCTGGATAATCAGAGTTGGTGAAATGACAATTTTTCTtagttatcattttttatttctattttcgcACCCTATGAATGATCAAGTCATATGCTGTTGGAACTTGTACATGCACAAGAAACTAATTCTTCTCCTCTTGTTCTGTAAAGACTATGGTCGAAGTAGAAGACTTTATGAAAGCAAAACCTGATGCAATTGCACTTTCGGCAGCCAGAATCATATCTCTAATGAAAGCTGGTGGAGAAAGGATTACACAGGCCTTTAAATCTCTGTGCTGGAGATGCAAGGGTATTCAAGTGGAGGTAACACACATAAATCTGCTTCATCAGTTAATAGTGAAAATTACACCCTGTGTAGGAAATCTTTTCATTTAACCTCAAGTTTATAATATTATGTTGAACTGGTGCCTATCTCACTTCTGTTTGCATGTTTTGCTAGGCAACCCATTGTTGAACATAGCCATGCATGAAACACTACTCCAGTTTGCTGTTGCTTATTTGCAGTTCataaataattagttttgttttatcatATTGTAGGAGGCGGCAATTATTGACGTAGATTCCCTTGGATTTGATTTGAGAGTTTGTTCTGGAACACAAATCCAAACGCTGCGGTTTGCATTCAATTCACAGGTATGTGCTTCTGTAAGCAGTTATCAGTACCTGTTGATCAGCTGCATTTAccaattagtttgttttttagtgatGCAAATGTTTTTGGCTTACTTCAAATTGGCCTTCCTTTACTCATGACATACTTCTCTCTCCCAACTCCATTGTTTTTGCAGGCAACTACAGAATATAGTGCTGAAAGACAGCTGAATGACTTACTATTCCCAAGGATCCAAAGCAGGCTGCCGAAAAAGAAACCGACTCATCAGAACGATCACTAACATAATGCCAGAATCCAGTTTTTTCTGGATGGTTTGTTGTATCCTTAGGTGTTGAGAACCAAACGTGTCTGTCTATTTGTTAAAAACATTTCTGCAGTTCGTGTTCATATGTATTTATCCAATTGTAGTAATGCCATATAAAAACAATGCTAGAATGATCATTGAGAAATCCAGTTTTCCAAGCtgcttaaaagaaaattcttgtaGTTTGTATCCGTGGCCATTTTTTTCAAGCTAGTAATTATCATTGAGAGATCCATTTTTTCCGAGCTCCTTTTTGCAATGTTGATACTTGACTCCCCAGCTGTTTTGATAGAACTAGTCAGAAGCAGGCAACTTTTGTGAGGTGAATGCAAAGACAAGTTGGTGAATGCATGTATTCAACCGTCCCTTTTTAAAAGACAGTGATCTAAATTGAGTCCTTGAGATCCATTACAAACAAAAAGTGAATAGCTTGTAGATTTCAAGCAACATTTCAAGAGCTTCCTAAAGACAAATTGAATTCAAGGAGGAAAAAGATCATTACAGAAAACATTTGTAGATGGCAAGCAGAAAGAAGATTTCGAGTGGGAATTCCTCATTGTTTAGGATACATAGCATCCATTACCATccattttttctagattttaaagCATTGACCATCGCTTTATTTCTACTAACAATTCATATACTCAATCTCATTACTTATCCTTGATGCAACTCTCATACACCAATTGTGCAGCAAGCAAATCCACAACTGCAGAACCAACAGACTTGAACACGGTGATCTCTTCAGAATTCTTTCTGCCAACTTGCTCCCCTTTGATCAACTCCACCAAAAATCCCACATCCTCTTTCTTAGTCACCCCCCTCTCAAAAGCACCTACAAGTTCCCCTGCCTCCACCAAAGCAGCCTCGTTATCAACAAACACTCTTCCTCTCCTTATTGCCTCATCATCACATTCCCTCATTGTCTCCTTGAAAGAACCCACCATATCCAAATGGGCTCCTTGCTTCAGTTTCTCACCCTTGACCAAAGGTGCATCAGCATTTGTAGCACAACTCACAATATCACCCAATCCAATAATTTCCTCCAAATTCCCATTACTTTCAAAACAAACCCCATCATTTCCAATGcattctttcttcaatttctcagcCAAGTCTGAAGCTTTCTTTACTGTTCTATTCCAAATTATCACCTTTTGCAAACTGGGTCTTGCAGCAAGATGAGCCTTTATCAAATGGGGTGCCAAAGCACCAGCACCAACCATCACAAGAACTTTACTATCATTCCTAGCCAATATTTTTGATGCTAGCCCAGATACACAAGAAGTTCTATAAAGGGTCAAAACAGTGCCATCCATTGAAGCCAAAGTCTGGCCAGTTGTAGAGCTAAAAAGCACATAGCTTGCATGAATTCCAGGCAAGTTTAGTGCGGAGTTTTGAGGGAAGTAGGTGACAAGCTTGACACCTATATAAGGAAGGGAGGGAGTAGACGACCAAGAGGGCATCAAAAGGAGAGAGGATGATTGTGAAAGGTCATAGCTTTGACGGATTGGAGTGTGGAGTGTGGAAGAGGTAGTGGGGAGAGATGTATGGAAGTGTTGAATTAAGGAATTGTGTGCGAGGATTGAGTGTAGAGATTCATTGGTGAGGAATAAAGGTGATGTTATAATGGCGGTGGCGGTGTTATTGGCTGTGTTTGGTGTTGACGCCATGGAAATGAGAGCTATGGAGGCTTGGTGAGGAAGAGAGGGAGAAGTTGGAAATTTGGGATAtcagaattgaaaggaaaaaccgAAAAAGACCAGGACTTTCGTTAAGGAATATGCGCTTTGTTTTATTACCAAAGAAAACCGTGAATTTTTTATTCAGAGTAAACTGTTAACTTAACCAGTGGTATTAAACCTTTCCGGGCTTAATGAATCGATCCAGATCTCATTTGGAGTAGGGTTTCAAAAATATCGGATAAAAATTGACTTTGACACCCATTTAATCaagcaaattaattttaaacccagtcaaaatatattttaattaaataaatttaacttgTAACTCATCATGAGACTTGAATTAATTGAGCCAAGTTTAATAGCCTTAGCCTTTGCTTCTGGTTATGTCCTGGAATTTGTCCATCTATGGGCTGTTTAGAGAGAGGAATAAAAATTAGATCCTGTGTTATGTATTTCAGTCCATAAAAATGAAAACCATGCAACATTACCCCTGAAAGCTTTTCAATCTCTCCTATCCATATGACAATTTCTAGAAATGTACGAGGATACAAGATGATAATAATAGGTTCTTGGGCTTCaacattattttcttgaaaagaaaagagtggcAAGCAGCCACTAACTCGTATGctatttcattttgattttggaaaaaataaagaattccCATATGTTGAAGGCAATGCCAAGATTCTTTCCCTTTCTGAAAGAAATCTCAAGACATTACAGAAACACATGGCAGTGAGCATATCAGGGATTCTGCCAATAGCTGTGAATATTGACCGTGTGTGCATTACACTGGCAAATGACATAAAATACAACCAAACCCTGCTATGAGTGTAACAGTTGTTGGTAGACAATGTTTGGCCATTCATGTCCATGGGTGGCATTTCTCTAAGCCAAAATTACATCAACAAACAATTCCAAGAGAAGGCAGCAAAATGACCTATCCTAATGTTATGAGTCTACAATCCTATTGATGTTTAAGGCTGTTTTGACAGAGAGAATGTTTAGCTACTCATTCCAGTGGTAGCAGAACCATCCATTGCTGCATAGAAAGGAACAGGCAGCAAAAAAAAGGTCTAGCAGGATTCAGCTGTTCTTTTATTCTTCATCAAAGTTAACTCAATCAGAAACCGTGAAAGATTTTTCCAAAACATCATCAGCAGTAGGTTTCCGATCAGACATCATCCTCTCAAGAGTCTGATCTTATTGTACTTACAAAGAGCTTGCCGCGATTTTGATGGGAGCTTGGATCCTATGACAAGAATTAAACAAGTTAAGCAAACAGAACGAAATGA
The DNA window shown above is from Populus trichocarpa isolate Nisqually-1 chromosome 4, P.trichocarpa_v4.1, whole genome shotgun sequence and carries:
- the LOC7494533 gene encoding protein SAR DEFICIENT 4, producing the protein MASTPNTANNTATAIITSPLFLTNESLHSILAHNSLIQHFHTSLPTTSSTLHTPIRQSYDLSQSSSLLLMPSWSSTPSLPYIGVKLVTYFPQNSALNLPGIHASYVLFSSTTGQTLASMDGTVLTLYRTSCVSGLASKILARNDSKVLVMVGAGALAPHLIKAHLAARPSLQKVIIWNRTVKKASDLAEKLKKECIGNDGVCFESNGNLEEIIGLGDIVSCATNADAPLVKGEKLKQGAHLDMVGSFKETMRECDDEAIRRGRVFVDNEAALVEAGELVGAFERGVTKKEDVGFLVELIKGEQVGRKNSEEITVFKSVGSAVVDLLAAQLVYESCIKDK
- the LOC18097544 gene encoding uncharacterized protein At3g49140 isoform X2, with protein sequence MVKCDTIHLRILQCQHQKQAVMLCLHLKKHLGLSLRVLFQAKSKATLMLTGVINDDFHENIIWPDLPYVTDEHGNIYFQVKNDEDILQALTTENNFVQAIIGFDAMEMLSEMESLGTSEIDFGVDEIEDEDSDVEDGGDEDEDDDDYDEDLVAVLDDSDEEDDSDEELGDWAKLETMRSSHPMYFAKKLAQVASDDPIDWMEQPPAGLAIQGLIRPAFMEEHSDIQRHMSGNQSCDADINKVGKSVEGKLEESGVVNGHEHKSGSSEDSSMWAEESEKDEAPRSGTSFYKLEMIKIQLISAHGHQTMVEVEDFMKAKPDAIALSAARIISLMKAGGERITQAFKSLCWRCKGIQVEEAAIIDVDSLGFDLRVCSGTQIQTLRFAFNSQATTEYSAERQLNDLLFPRIQSRLPKKKPTHQNDH
- the LOC18097544 gene encoding uncharacterized protein At3g49140 isoform X1, translating into MNKFQGLNGGSFFRRSSRLKSKTQASAENLDSNLESSEQNGKMRYHPFEDIAVSASETSSDAMLTPQETSRTIVEAKSKATLMLTGVINDDFHENIIWPDLPYVTDEHGNIYFQVKNDEDILQALTTENNFVQAIIGFDAMEMLSEMESLGTSEIDFGVDEIEDEDSDVEDGGDEDEDDDDYDEDLVAVLDDSDEEDDSDEELGDWAKLETMRSSHPMYFAKKLAQVASDDPIDWMEQPPAGLAIQGLIRPAFMEEHSDIQRHMSGNQSCDADINKVGKSVEGKLEESGVVNGHEHKSGSSEDSSMWAEESEKDEAPRSGTSFYKLEMIKIQLISAHGHQTMVEVEDFMKAKPDAIALSAARIISLMKAGGERITQAFKSLCWRCKGIQVEEAAIIDVDSLGFDLRVCSGTQIQTLRFAFNSQATTEYSAERQLNDLLFPRIQSRLPKKKPTHQNDH
- the LOC18097544 gene encoding uncharacterized protein At3g49140 isoform X3; this translates as MRYHPFEDIAVSASETSSDAMLTPQETSRTIVEAKSKATLMLTGVINDDFHENIIWPDLPYVTDEHGNIYFQVKNDEDILQALTTENNFVQAIIGFDAMEMLSEMESLGTSEIDFGVDEIEDEDSDVEDGGDEDEDDDDYDEDLVAVLDDSDEEDDSDEELGDWAKLETMRSSHPMYFAKKLAQVASDDPIDWMEQPPAGLAIQGLIRPAFMEEHSDIQRHMSGNQSCDADINKVGKSVEGKLEESGVVNGHEHKSGSSEDSSMWAEESEKDEAPRSGTSFYKLEMIKIQLISAHGHQTMVEVEDFMKAKPDAIALSAARIISLMKAGGERITQAFKSLCWRCKGIQVEEAAIIDVDSLGFDLRVCSGTQIQTLRFAFNSQATTEYSAERQLNDLLFPRIQSRLPKKKPTHQNDH